The DNA region AGTATTCTGCTGTTACCTCGTTATCAAACCCTATCGGAGTAACATTTTTTGTTAATTGTAGTCTTTTAGCCATTTTAACACCTCAAATAAAAAAGATTACAGGTATCGGACACAGAAGAATTTCTTCCGAATCGAACTAGTAATCTTAATCATTAAAGTGCTATAAACCATTGATAACACTATGTATTTGGTGGAGGCGAGGGGAATCGAACCCCTGTCCGAAAGCCGCATCCCCTGAGCATCTCCGAGTGCAGTCCTTATTTTAAAATTCCCTCTTCCAAACGCCTAAGGACAGGCTTTTGGTTTTGGTAGCTTCATAATTTCCGTTCCCTACTCAAAGCTTTGTAGGGCTCGTTTCCCCGCTGTCGACGCCAGACCCTAAGTCGCGGGACTCTTAGGCTGACGAGCAACTATACTAAGCTGCTAATGCTAAATTATCGTTTTCGTTTATATTTAAATCCATAGTTTTTTAACGCGGGCCCATGGGTCCCTCGACTCGCTTCCCAGGAGCTACGTACCCCCGTCGAAACCATTACGCCCCCATGATAATTTACATTGAACAATAAACATTTAAAATAAGCAATTACTGCCCAAAATGTATAATCTACTGTTTATAGTACAAATGTATTGCATAGGAACGCCACCGATATTTAGTTTTCAAAATGTAAACATAACTTAGACTTTACTATAAACAAAATGTATCTATTATTATACACCTATATATAGCACATTGTCAAAATCATGATACGTTATTATAATACAATACATATGATAATTAATCAAGTATAAATACTTGTAAAAAGCAATTACATTATGCCTATACTCTCATTCTTTCTTTCATCTGTCTATCAATATCTCTTTTGGCAGCTTTTTCAAGCATAGCATCTCTTTTATCGTAGTTTTTCTTACCTTTTGCCACTGCTAAGCTTACCTTTACCATACCATTTTTTAAATATAAAGATAATGGTACTAGTGTGTATCCCTTTTGGCTCGTAAATCCTGTTAATTTAAGAATTTCACTTTTGTGAAGAAGTAGTTTTCTATCTCTTAGTGGATCTTTATTAAATATGTTTCCCTTTTCGTAGGGGCTTACATGCATATTTACTACAAATACTTCTCCATTTCTTATATCAGCATAGCTATCCTTTAAATTAGCTTTTCCTTCTCTTATGGATTTAACCTCAGTTCCTACTAATTCTATTCCAGCTTCATAAGTTTCTTCTATAAAATAATCATGTCTTGCTTTTCTATTTTCTGCTAAGGTTTTTGTTCCTTTTGCTTTAGGCATATATATCTCACCCCTAAAATTTTAATTGCCTTATGTCACTTTATGTGAACAAAGCATTTGTATATATTTAGTCTATCATATAGTATATCATTTTGTAATACACTTTTCAATTAGCACAACATAAGAATATTGTAAAGCAATACATTGAAGAAAAATCTGATTTTAATTCCGTAATAAATGTGTAATTTGGGACTGTTCACAATACGCCAAGAACTTCTAAATGTCCCACAGTTAAAGACCCTAAAGCTTTCAAACTCTCTCGTTCCTCGTTCAAACATGAAAGCTTCTTAACGTGTCTTTAACTGTGAGACATAAGAAGTTCTAAGGCTAGTTCAATAGTCCCAAATTCCACATTTATTACTACATTAAAATCAGATTTTTAGTTTAATATGTATGTGGTTTGAGAGGAGAGCCCTACTAAAGGATGATTTTTCTCCGCTTCGCTATGGAAAATCTTTAATTTATAAAAAAAGCACTCATAATATTTTTTAGGCGTAGCCTTTCGTTTAATCTACAATCCTAGTTACTAATAATATTTTAACTAATTGTGAGATATAATTAGTCACTTTCATTAGATACTAGTAACTGCCACATTATCAAAATATTAGATAAAATTCAATATATTTTGCCGTAAGGCATTGACTTGTATAAATCTTAAATTTGTAGGGTAGACCAGGTAAGAGCTCTTACTTTTTACCTATTACTTATCTACAATTTCTTATTTGTCTAACAATTAAAGTTATATATTCTTATATATAAATCCTAATTATGCCTATGTATTTAGGCTGGCTACCGCCAATAAAAGATTTTTAAAGCGCTTAAAAAAAGTTATAACTATTCCATTTAATGAAATAGTTATAGCTTTTTTGCTATCTCATTTATTTAATTAAAGATTTTCCGTAACATAGTGGAGGAAAATCATCCTTTAGTTAGCTGTCTCTCTCCTTTGATAGCTTATGTACGAACCGAAAAATCTGTCTTTAAGGTAACAATAAATATATTTTTTTAGACTATTGAGCTAGCCTTAGAAATTCTTTGTTTTCAAATTTCAATACCCGTTAAGAAGCTTTCATGTTTGAGCGCCGTTAGAAGCGAGTTTGAAAGCTTTAGGGTGTTAAAATTTGAAAACATTAGAATTTCTTGGCGTATTGCGAACAGTATAATAAAATATATTTATTGTGGACTTAAAGACAGATTTTTCTTGCAGCACTTGCTTCGTAATTTATTCTTACTCTTCGCTTTCGAGATCTTCTAGTGATATTATTTTATATTCATAAGATTGTATAGCCTCTTCTTTAGACTCTGTTGACTCTTCATCAGGCTTTTCTTCCTTTAATAATTTAAAGTTCACTTCATAGGCATCTAAGTCTACACTTTCTACTTTAATCTTTACCTTATTGCCTAATCTATAGGTGTTTTTGGTTCTTTCACCTATTAAACAAAGATGTTTTTCATCATAAATATAATAGTCATCATCTAATGTACTTATGTGAACAAGGCCTTCTACAGTATTGGGAAGCTCTACAAACATTCCAAAATTTGTTACGGAAGAAATTATACCATCATATTCTTCTCCAATTCTTTCACTCATGTATTCAGCTTTCTTTAAATCGTCTACTTCTCTTTCTGCTTCATCTGCTATTCTTTCTCTTTCAGAAGATTGGATAGATGCATAATCTACGGCTTTTACCAAATTATTAGTTTTCTTTTCATCTAATCTTCCATTTATAAATTCCTTTATAATCCTATGAATTATAAGGTCTGGATATCTTCTTATTGGAGATGTAAAGTGACAGTAGTATTTAGCTGCCAAACCAAAGTGACCTATACATTCAGGTGAATATCTAGCTTGCTTTAGGGAACGAAGTAAAAGTGTGTTTATAACAACTTCTTCATCCTTGCCTTTTACCTGTTCTATTACACCTTGAAGCATTTTAGGATGTACTTCATTAGACCACCTTATAGCTACCCCTAAGTTATGAGCAAATTCACTAAAGTGCATTAATTTTTCTTCATCTGGGTCTTCATGCACTCTATATACAAATGGAGTATTAGCCCAGAACATGTGCTCAGCCACTGTTTCATTACAAACTAACATAAATTCCTCTATAATTCTATTAGCTATGGCTCTTTCGTATGGTTTAATGTCTATAGGTTTGCCCTGTGGATTTAATATTATCTTACATTCCTCAAAGTCAAAGTCTATAGCTCCTCTTTTTAATCTCTTATTGTAAAGTATATTGCAAAGTTCTTCCATAGCCTTAAAATCTTCTACTAAATAATCATACTTTTCCGTAAGCTCTTTATCCTTATCTCTAAGTATTTTGGTTACATCAGTGTATGTCATTCTTTCATCTGTTTTAATTATACTTTCTACTATTTCATAACTAACAACTTTTCCATCCTTGTTTATTTCCATTAAACAGCTCAAAGTTAATCTATCTTCTCTTGGATTTAAACTACATATACCATTAGATAGCTTCTTAGGAAGCATCGGAATTACTCTGTCTATTAAATAAACAGATGTAGCTCTTTTCAAAGCTTCCTTATCTAACGGAGAATTTTCCTTTGCATAATGAGAAACATCCGCTATATGTACTCCTAAATAATAGTTTCCATTTTCTAGTTTAGCTATAGAAACTGCATCATCTAAATCTTTAGCATCTTCTCCATCTATGGTTACCATTCTTACATTTCTAAGGTCTTTTCTTCTCTTATATTCTCCTTCTGGTATCTCTGTTTCTATATTATCTGTATACTTAAGCACTTTTGGTGGAAAATCCTCTGGCAATTTATATTTCTTTATTATAGACAATATATCAATGCCCTTTTCACCTTTTTTACCTAGTATTTCTACCACTCTACCTTCTGGATTTCTTCTAGGCTCTGGCCATTGAGTAATTTCTATGATTACTATGTCACCACCTTTAGCACTATTTTTTTCTCCTTTTGGAATAAATACATCTTGTATTATTCTCTTGTCGTGTGGAATTACAAATCCAAAATTTCTACTGTCTTCATAAGTTCCTATTATAGTTGAATTAGCTCTTTCTAATATCCTTATAATTTCTCCTTCACATTTTTTATTTTCTGCTTTTTCTTTTGTTATTTTTACCATTACTCTATCGCCATTCATGGCGCCATTCATATTAGATGAAGATACAAAAACATCTGGACCTTCTTCATCGGTTATAACAAATCCATATCCCCTAGCATGACTTTGAAGTTTCCCAGGCAATAATCCCATTTTATCTGGAAGTCCATAATGCTCTGTTCTAGTTTTAACTATCTGACCATCCTTCTCCATACTTTTTAAAGTGCTTTTAAAGGCTTTTATTTCTTTTT from Haloimpatiens massiliensis includes:
- the smpB gene encoding SsrA-binding protein SmpB, whose product is MPKAKGTKTLAENRKARHDYFIEETYEAGIELVGTEVKSIREGKANLKDSYADIRNGEVFVVNMHVSPYEKGNIFNKDPLRDRKLLLHKSEILKLTGFTSQKGYTLVPLSLYLKNGMVKVSLAVAKGKKNYDKRDAMLEKAAKRDIDRQMKERMRV
- the rnr gene encoding ribonuclease R; the protein is MNIREIILSFMKEKAYKPMDITELAKVFGIGKKEIKAFKSTLKSMEKDGQIVKTRTEHYGLPDKMGLLPGKLQSHARGYGFVITDEEGPDVFVSSSNMNGAMNGDRVMVKITKEKAENKKCEGEIIRILERANSTIIGTYEDSRNFGFVIPHDKRIIQDVFIPKGEKNSAKGGDIVIIEITQWPEPRRNPEGRVVEILGKKGEKGIDILSIIKKYKLPEDFPPKVLKYTDNIETEIPEGEYKRRKDLRNVRMVTIDGEDAKDLDDAVSIAKLENGNYYLGVHIADVSHYAKENSPLDKEALKRATSVYLIDRVIPMLPKKLSNGICSLNPREDRLTLSCLMEINKDGKVVSYEIVESIIKTDERMTYTDVTKILRDKDKELTEKYDYLVEDFKAMEELCNILYNKRLKRGAIDFDFEECKIILNPQGKPIDIKPYERAIANRIIEEFMLVCNETVAEHMFWANTPFVYRVHEDPDEEKLMHFSEFAHNLGVAIRWSNEVHPKMLQGVIEQVKGKDEEVVINTLLLRSLKQARYSPECIGHFGLAAKYYCHFTSPIRRYPDLIIHRIIKEFINGRLDEKKTNNLVKAVDYASIQSSERERIADEAEREVDDLKKAEYMSERIGEEYDGIISSVTNFGMFVELPNTVEGLVHISTLDDDYYIYDEKHLCLIGERTKNTYRLGNKVKIKVESVDLDAYEVNFKLLKEEKPDEESTESKEEAIQSYEYKIISLEDLESEE